From Fervidobacterium gondwanense DSM 13020, a single genomic window includes:
- a CDS encoding bifunctional 4-hydroxy-3-methylbut-2-enyl diphosphate reductase/30S ribosomal protein S1 — MPAKILIGPYGFCFGVERAVDNVIALLEKGEKLFTDGEVVHNKNVISHLKSLGLSSEPVENGTFVIRAHGLPPKITQEIAKNHKILDLTCPIVLNVFKLAEKLNSQGFTIVVFGKPDHAEMIALKGHVQSAIITKEPLKIDSKKIALLSQTTSSSDDFHTFVEKMKELNSDAEISVYNTVCGVTTEREDAAKELSKMCDLVIVVGGKNSSNTRKLYDISSKGTLTLHVEDLKEFEEMLKSKAEIESIITNENSTIGVLSGTSTSQRDVNILVKHILEKYGGRESFMAELNRNSTSQVEQQENFEELLEQYERATEASPVGRGKIVEGIVTEITPTGLTVDFGWKGTGVVPLEEMYKELSEYKVGDKIIVRIEKLNEDEGTALLSEKKPMARKVIENIGKAYSEQKTVYGRIIERIKGGYRVILENIVEAFLPGSESNIKEGEELPREKMHFAIINFEQRGKKLNIVVSRKRLFQKLINEFFETRKQGDVIEGIVEQIDERGAFVKIGGILTGFLPNSEISYNSSIKASDVLSIGKVMKFLVKELDPARKRITLSLKALMPDPWESVDKKFKVGQNVTGVVTSVKPFGFFAKIDDGIEGLVPVSEIFWGKPGKVTDVVNVGEHVKLQILEIVPEKRRILLSYKSVEGDIWERLQQKHPEGSVAEGKVIKVLPNGVIIEIEPGLTAFCNISEISWNFVDKIEDVVAEGQHVKFQILSIDKENKKVRVSIRKATENPWEKFAAAHKEGDTVSAKIIKSVDKGYIGVCENVEVYIPKTQVYENLSIGEEVSGKIIKLEKQKDIYKIIVSPKAYGSETMKNMQNQEKTNFSNVTLEQTLEGKANNATESERTEETTGGEK, encoded by the coding sequence ATGCCAGCCAAAATTTTGATTGGTCCGTATGGTTTTTGTTTTGGCGTTGAACGAGCTGTGGATAATGTAATTGCATTATTGGAAAAAGGCGAAAAGCTTTTCACAGATGGCGAGGTTGTTCATAACAAGAACGTAATTTCGCACTTGAAAAGTCTCGGATTAAGCTCGGAACCTGTTGAAAATGGCACTTTTGTAATAAGAGCACACGGACTGCCGCCAAAGATAACTCAAGAAATAGCAAAGAACCATAAAATATTGGATCTTACTTGTCCAATCGTGCTGAACGTCTTTAAATTAGCAGAAAAACTGAATTCTCAAGGTTTCACGATAGTTGTATTTGGGAAACCCGACCATGCAGAGATGATCGCGCTGAAAGGGCATGTCCAAAGCGCTATCATAACAAAAGAACCTCTCAAAATTGATTCAAAGAAGATAGCGTTACTCAGTCAAACGACAAGCTCAAGCGATGACTTCCATACATTTGTCGAAAAAATGAAGGAATTGAATTCTGATGCCGAAATATCTGTATACAACACGGTATGTGGTGTTACCACAGAACGGGAAGATGCAGCAAAAGAACTCTCAAAAATGTGCGATTTAGTAATAGTAGTTGGTGGAAAAAACAGCTCGAATACAAGAAAACTTTACGATATCTCTTCAAAAGGAACCTTAACACTTCATGTTGAAGATTTGAAAGAATTCGAAGAGATGTTAAAAAGCAAAGCAGAGATTGAAAGCATCATTACCAATGAAAATTCAACGATTGGAGTGCTCAGTGGAACGTCAACATCACAAAGAGATGTTAATATCCTTGTGAAACACATTCTTGAAAAATACGGTGGGAGGGAAAGTTTCATGGCGGAATTAAACAGAAACAGCACATCACAGGTCGAACAACAGGAAAACTTCGAAGAACTTCTCGAGCAGTACGAAAGAGCAACAGAGGCAAGCCCTGTGGGTAGGGGGAAAATAGTAGAAGGCATCGTCACAGAAATTACGCCAACAGGACTAACCGTAGACTTTGGATGGAAAGGCACAGGCGTTGTACCATTGGAAGAGATGTACAAAGAATTATCAGAGTACAAAGTCGGTGACAAAATCATTGTGAGGATAGAAAAGCTGAACGAAGATGAAGGCACAGCTCTGCTCTCCGAAAAGAAACCGATGGCAAGGAAGGTAATTGAAAACATAGGCAAAGCTTATTCAGAACAGAAAACAGTATATGGAAGAATAATCGAAAGGATAAAGGGTGGTTACAGAGTTATTCTCGAGAATATTGTCGAAGCATTCTTGCCTGGCAGCGAATCTAATATAAAAGAGGGAGAAGAGCTTCCAAGGGAAAAAATGCACTTTGCAATTATAAACTTCGAACAGCGCGGGAAGAAATTGAACATAGTAGTCTCCAGAAAGCGCTTATTCCAAAAACTAATAAATGAATTTTTTGAAACGCGTAAACAAGGCGATGTCATAGAAGGAATAGTGGAGCAAATAGATGAAAGGGGCGCGTTTGTAAAGATTGGTGGCATACTGACTGGATTCTTACCAAATAGCGAAATATCTTATAACTCATCGATCAAGGCATCCGATGTATTAAGCATAGGTAAAGTTATGAAATTCTTAGTTAAAGAATTAGACCCAGCACGAAAGAGAATAACGCTGAGCCTCAAAGCACTGATGCCAGACCCATGGGAAAGTGTTGATAAGAAATTCAAGGTCGGTCAAAACGTAACTGGCGTGGTGACATCAGTCAAACCGTTCGGATTCTTTGCCAAAATAGATGATGGAATTGAAGGTCTCGTTCCTGTTTCTGAAATTTTTTGGGGCAAACCCGGCAAAGTTACAGATGTCGTAAATGTTGGAGAGCATGTAAAACTTCAAATATTGGAAATCGTACCTGAAAAGAGAAGGATACTCCTTAGTTATAAGTCCGTCGAAGGTGATATATGGGAAAGGCTCCAGCAAAAACACCCTGAAGGTAGTGTCGCAGAAGGAAAGGTTATAAAAGTTTTACCAAATGGTGTAATAATTGAAATCGAGCCAGGACTCACTGCCTTCTGCAATATATCGGAAATTTCCTGGAATTTTGTTGACAAAATCGAAGATGTCGTAGCAGAAGGTCAGCATGTAAAATTCCAAATTCTCTCAATCGACAAAGAAAACAAAAAGGTCAGAGTAAGCATTAGAAAAGCAACCGAAAATCCATGGGAGAAATTTGCCGCAGCACACAAAGAAGGAGATACAGTCAGTGCTAAGATAATAAAAAGCGTAGATAAAGGCTACATCGGCGTGTGTGAAAATGTAGAGGTGTACATTCCGAAAACACAAGTTTACGAAAATTTAAGCATTGGAGAAGAAGTAAGTGGTAAAATAATAAAGTTGGAGAAACAAAAAGACATTTATAAAATAATCGTCAGTCCAAAAGCATACGGAAGCGAAACAATGAAAAATATGCAAAATCAAGAAAAAACGAACTTTTCAAATGTAACTTTGGAACAAACGCTGGAGGGAAAAGCAAATAATGCCACTGAATCGGAAAGAACCGAAGAAACAACCGGAGGAGAAAAGTGA
- the der gene encoding ribosome biogenesis GTPase Der — MPLNRKEPKKQPEEKSELTGSKFGKAPIVLIVGKSNVGKSTLFNKLIGKRKSIVADEQGTTRDAVIDRVLWYDKSFQLVDTCGIFEGKENEIYERSRDATIKALEESALVLFIVDGKNGLSSEDHTIASILRKSGADVLLVANKTESEKYYQKVYSELFSLGFGEPFPVSAEQSKNLDELIENVISRLEEKGFDLEYTENNENLIRVTIAGKPNAGKSSLFNMIINEERALVTPIAGTTRDTIDEIVKIGDKNYLFVDTAGLRKKSKIEDFIERISTLRTIEAIEKSDVVVLVIDSTQGITRQDQRIAGLAEKNGKGLVVVFNKWDLVKHADRRVKDFMDMFKEKLYFVDFAPVIFTSAVNKVGYKELMKAINTAYASLHKKVPTSAVNAAIQRMIAKPPHGLKLYYGLQVDIRPPTFLFFVNKIEVPESFQNAIRKNIREQIDPFTGAPIFLKFKERE, encoded by the coding sequence ATGCCACTGAATCGGAAAGAACCGAAGAAACAACCGGAGGAGAAAAGTGAATTAACTGGATCAAAATTTGGAAAAGCGCCTATAGTTTTGATAGTAGGTAAAAGTAATGTTGGAAAATCGACACTTTTTAACAAACTGATTGGAAAGAGGAAATCAATTGTTGCAGATGAACAGGGAACAACAAGAGACGCGGTCATAGACCGCGTCCTTTGGTATGATAAATCATTCCAGCTGGTGGATACTTGCGGTATATTCGAAGGAAAAGAAAATGAAATATACGAGAGAAGTAGAGACGCAACCATTAAAGCTCTTGAAGAAAGTGCTCTTGTTCTTTTTATTGTCGACGGCAAGAATGGATTATCGTCTGAAGATCACACTATAGCTTCAATTCTAAGAAAATCAGGTGCGGACGTACTACTGGTCGCGAACAAAACCGAAAGCGAGAAATACTACCAGAAGGTTTATTCTGAACTCTTTTCATTGGGATTTGGAGAGCCGTTCCCAGTTTCGGCAGAACAGAGCAAGAACTTGGACGAGCTAATAGAGAATGTGATCAGCAGGCTTGAGGAAAAAGGCTTCGATTTAGAATACACTGAAAATAACGAAAATTTGATCAGAGTAACGATAGCTGGCAAACCAAATGCTGGCAAATCCTCCCTCTTTAACATGATAATTAATGAAGAAAGGGCTTTAGTCACTCCCATAGCTGGCACTACGCGAGACACAATAGACGAAATTGTAAAAATAGGGGACAAGAATTACCTATTTGTCGACACAGCAGGGTTAAGGAAAAAAAGCAAGATTGAAGACTTCATAGAAAGAATAAGTACTTTGCGAACAATAGAGGCAATTGAAAAATCCGATGTCGTCGTTCTGGTAATCGATTCGACCCAAGGAATAACAAGACAAGATCAGAGAATTGCCGGTCTTGCCGAGAAGAATGGGAAGGGCCTCGTTGTTGTTTTCAACAAATGGGATCTTGTGAAACACGCAGACAGGCGTGTAAAAGACTTTATGGACATGTTTAAGGAAAAGCTCTACTTCGTTGATTTTGCTCCCGTAATCTTCACCAGTGCGGTTAACAAAGTTGGATATAAAGAATTGATGAAGGCTATTAACACTGCTTACGCTTCGCTCCATAAGAAAGTACCTACAAGTGCTGTTAATGCCGCTATACAAAGAATGATAGCTAAGCCACCTCACGGACTGAAGTTGTATTATGGACTTCAAGTGGATATAAGGCCTCCGACATTTTTATTCTTCGTAAACAAAATCGAAGTTCCGGAAAGCTTTCAGAACGCTATAAGGAAAAACATAAGGGAGCAAATTGATCCATTTACAGGTGCACCTATATTCCTGAAATTCAAAGAAAGAGAGTAG
- the cmk gene encoding (d)CMP kinase — translation MYCKIAIDGPAGSGKTTVAKELARRLNIDYLDTGAMYRIVGLYLKESGIGPDADEEEIQKKLENLFIEYKDGNYLVNGKIVGDEIRTAEAGVYASQYGANPAVRNFLTNLQKEICKNRSIVAEGRDIGTVVMPDAQVKIFLVASPEVRAKRRYEELKAKGKEISFDILLNQIIERDKNDTSREIAPLVKAPDAVEIDTSNMTIEEVIEEILRIVKNKCRVIDN, via the coding sequence TTGTACTGCAAAATAGCAATAGACGGACCAGCCGGATCCGGGAAGACTACTGTTGCCAAAGAGCTTGCCAGAAGGCTTAACATAGATTACCTCGATACTGGTGCTATGTACAGAATTGTTGGGCTTTATCTTAAAGAAAGTGGTATAGGTCCCGATGCTGACGAAGAAGAAATTCAGAAAAAACTTGAGAATTTGTTTATTGAATACAAAGATGGGAATTATTTAGTTAATGGTAAGATTGTAGGAGATGAGATTCGTACCGCCGAAGCCGGAGTTTACGCTTCGCAATATGGTGCCAATCCGGCGGTGCGAAATTTTCTTACTAACTTGCAGAAAGAGATATGTAAGAATCGAAGCATAGTTGCAGAGGGGAGAGATATCGGTACAGTTGTGATGCCAGATGCACAAGTGAAAATCTTCCTTGTAGCATCTCCAGAAGTCCGAGCTAAAAGAAGATACGAAGAACTTAAAGCAAAAGGAAAAGAAATAAGTTTTGATATCTTGCTTAATCAGATCATTGAACGCGACAAAAACGACACATCAAGAGAGATTGCACCACTTGTTAAAGCTCCAGACGCGGTAGAAATCGACACTTCAAATATGACAATAGAAGAAGTGATAGAAGAAATTTTGAGAATAGTCAAGAACAAATGCAGAGTGATTGACAATTAA
- a CDS encoding STAS domain-containing protein gives MAIKFDKKEQADKLIVIIHGEIDAYHSGEVKKFLKDVITESKTNKIVLDMSEVNYIDSAGLGSLVALYKDARMAEKELVLASLKQTVMRIFEMTRLDRVFKIVQTVEEA, from the coding sequence ATGGCTATTAAATTTGACAAGAAGGAACAGGCTGACAAGCTAATTGTTATTATTCATGGCGAAATTGATGCATACCATTCTGGAGAAGTGAAGAAATTTCTTAAAGATGTCATCACTGAGTCCAAAACTAACAAAATAGTGCTCGACATGTCAGAAGTAAATTACATTGACAGCGCTGGTTTGGGCAGCCTGGTTGCACTTTACAAAGATGCGCGAATGGCTGAAAAGGAGTTAGTCCTCGCGTCGTTAAAACAAACCGTAATGCGTATATTTGAAATGACAAGGCTTGATAGAGTATTTAAGATAGTTCAGACAGTCGAGGAGGCTTGA